A section of the Tachysurus fulvidraco isolate hzauxx_2018 chromosome 7, HZAU_PFXX_2.0, whole genome shotgun sequence genome encodes:
- the LOC113640147 gene encoding uncharacterized protein LOC113640147 yields MWTSFSVSSVYKNAVQVRKLNNHREIYSLWNLLPVWSFRPHEVMQQFKRRLIFKLSWKKIQQLTTVQTMNMAQNYSSEVVLKNTAEAVLVPLKGGVSSLNEVYKALIEADVDPVTGKCSNYNYIRQQIEQAHQLLKQSEQEASSGLKSLDENLERLIQEEWKLEKEMKDTKLTLDNFREKKESNEKLLRESQGAVEQTRRNLNSAINTLQAQQKRKHDAEIVTGVGAGLLVIPIIGWIVGPAMMIGGGVELDQANKAVQVAQEEVRKSENEVRNYELKVSHYVSRISQTERDISQKNVQLNQIREGIEKVKKQSQSVAEFQGKVREAVHLLGVLRGRVSVAEHQTRRFILQEPVMKVMEDVMKAIEQITGNELIYNNDLPSLINQMKEKNQRLAAICA; encoded by the exons ATGTGGACGAGTTTCTCCGTCAGCTCTGTCTACAAAAATGCAGTACAGGTAAGAAAACTCAACAATCACAGAGAAATTTATAGCCTGTGGAATCTCCTCCCCGTTTGGAGCTTCAGGCCCCATGAGGTGATGCAGCAGTTTAAAAGGAGGCTTATCTTTAAACTGAGCTGGAAGAAGATACAACAGCTTACTACTGTACAGACG atgAACATGGCTCAGAACTATTCATCAGA AGTTGTGCTGAAGAACACAGCTGAAGCTGTTCTCGTACCACTGAAAGGTGGGGTCTCCTCCCTGAATGAAGTCTATAAGGCTCTTATTGAGGCAGATGTGGATCCTGTAACTGGGAAATGCTCCAACTACAACTACATCAGACAGCAGATAGAACAGGCTCATCAGCTCCTGAAGCAGTCAGAACAGGAAGCCAGTTCAGGGTTAAAGAGTCTGGATGAAAACTTAGAGAGACTGATACAAGAAGAATGGAAACTCGAGAAGGAGATGAAGGACACAAAACTAACCTTAGACAACTTTAGAGAAAAGAAGGAATCAAATGAAAAATTGCTCAGAGAATCTCAAGGAGCTGTGGAGCAGACCAGGAGAAATCTGAATTcagcaataaacacacttcaggCTCAGCAGAAAAGGAAACATGATGCTGAAATTGTCACAGGTGTTGGGGCAGGACTGTTAGTTATACCAATCATTGGATGGATTGTAG GTCCTGCCATGATGATTGGTGGTGGAGTTGAACTGGATCAAGCAAACAAAGCTGTCCAAGTGGCTCAAGAGGAGGTGAGAAAGTCTGAGAATGAAGTGAGAAACTATGAACTTAAAGTATCTCACTATGTGTCTAGGATTTCCCAGACCGAACGTGACATCAGTCAGAAAAATGTCCAGCTAAATCAGATACGTGAAGGAATCGAGAAGGTGAAGAAGCAGAGTCAGTCTGTAGCTGAGTTCCAGGGGAAAGTGAGAGAAGCTGTTCATCTTCTGGGTGTCCTCAGAGGGAGGGTCAGTGTGGCTGAACATCAGACTCGCAGATTCATCCTCCAGGAGCCTgtgatgaaggtgatggagGATGTGATGAAGGCCATAGAGCAGATCACAGGGAATGAGCTAATCTATAACAATGACCTGCCAAGTCTCATCAATCAGATGAAGGAGAAAAACCAACGTCTGGCAGCCATCTGTGCCTAA
- the LOC113640146 gene encoding myosin-2 heavy chain-like — translation MDLQIAKKTQSLTTAEEMRNQTKLVMQPYANWEEYLTPAPLSIAILGELVFISSNTDFSINKNRPDGGYKFIRYPESFRACLMQVCNSGWWAFNEAHKNMDQIRLHTMAVPDYMKTAVKILFQGSDEVVEAHLPDQLENICVVADECLELANSTEKQFTDVINIIQELLEACVNAEHFYGEELDAIKIKLDEAKLRKQSSEEAAKRSEKAIKDMEKQLNEAHESYGKAMASLPSGWEMIGMDLVEGITEGFTTLINGIASIGSEICSLNFLKKKSKSGKPEAEGCFDEINIYSKSAEILKCTEKIQEFVIENTINWKDLYDQKHKTTKTIFQQNQFNRIKESLKKCQNCTAKEEAQNICTKGIEICEELAKYTPEGEWEEAKTNEMIKLIRNLNESARSFDSKSKSVTNSPALTPTPPMMYKEESKSGKVKASQRASDNARFRIEQSRTQLDKTREIYEKSVENMEKNQKELTDILITMRKCEFKEIDFNTTIKMLAKGMDAMGRVKEQWEKMVRFFQMVSNIVKTSLNRTLKDFVSTSEKTQKLSYNAKLFSKDMLYNQAFQATNIANLVNMISTTYTEVSTKHIMDRVSSLGKLMAMDKEKPEFQFEVDQLRNACDGAQKAILVLVLKNKKEFEEKSLARLEKIDKELLAILPAASPEEIKSIQAAVQSGFTEEEEEAYA, via the coding sequence ATGGATTTGCAAATTGCAAAGAAAACTCAAAGCCTCACCACAGCTGAGGAGATGAGGAACCAAACTAAGCTTGTGATGCAGCCGTATGCCAACTGGGAGGAGTATCTGACTCCTGCTCCTCTCTCCATTGCCATCCTGGGAGAGCTGGTCTTCATCTCCTCCAATACAGATTTCTCCATAAACAAGAACAGACCTGATGGTGGCTACAAGTTCATCAGATACCCAGAGTCATTTCGTGCCTGCCTCATGCAGGTGTGTAACTCAGGCTGGTGGGCTTTCAACGAGGCCCATAAGAACATGGATCAGATTAGACTCCACACCATGGCAGTTCCTGATTACATGAAGACAGCTGTGAAGATCCTGTTCCAAGGCAGCGATGAGGTTGTTGAAGCTCACCTCCCGGACCAGCTGGAGAACATCTGTGTTGTTGCAGATGAGTGCCTTGAGCTGGCCAATTCAACAGAAAAACAATTCACTGATGTCATCAACATTATCCAAGAACTGCTGGAAGCATGCGTAAATGCTGAGCACTTTTATGGAGAGGAGCTGGATGCTATTAAGATCAAACTGGATGAAGCCAAACTGAGAAAACAGTCATCAGAAGAAGCTGCTAAACGCTCAGAGAAGGCAATTAAGGACATGGAAAAGCAACTGAATGAAGCCCATGAAAGTTACGGCAAAGCAATGGCTTCACTGCCCAGTGGATGGGAAATGATAGGAATGGATTTGGTTGAAGGCATAACCGAGGGCTTCACAACTCTTATTAATGGAATAGCGTCCATAGGATCTGAAATATGTTCATTAAATTTCCTAAAGAAAAAGTCAAAAAGTGGAAAACCTGAAGCTGAAGGTTGCTTTgatgaaattaatatttatagtaAATCTGCAGAAATCCTGAAATGCACAGAGAAAATTCAAGAGTTTGTGATTGAAAACACAATTAACTGGAAAGATTTGTAtgatcaaaaacacaaaactacaaAGACAATTTTTCAGCAAAATCAGTTCAATCGAATCAAggagagtttaaaaaaatgccaaAACTGCACAGCAAAAGAGGAAGCTCAAAACATCTGTACCAAAGGCATTGAGATCTGTGAAGAACTAGCAAAGTATACACCAGAAGGGGAATGGGAAGAAGCCAAAACAAATGAGATGATTAAACTGATCAGAAACCTGAATGAATCAGCTCGCAGTTTTGACAGCAAAAGTAAATCTGTCACAAATTCTCCTGCTCTGACTCCAACACCACCAATGATGTATAAAGAAGAAAGTAAATCTGGGAAGGTAAAAGCTTCACAAAGGGCATCAGATAATGCCAGGTTCCGCATAGAGCAGAGCCGCACTCAGCTGGACAAGACCAGAGAGATTTATGAGAAGAGTGTAGAGAACATGGAGAAGAACCAAAAGGAGCTGACTGACATCCTGATCACCATGAGGAAGTGTGAGTTCAAAGAGATAGACTTTAACACCACTATAAAAATGTTGGCTAAGGGTATGGATGCCATGGGGAGAGTGAAGGAGCAGTGGGAGAAGATGGTGCGCTTCTTTCAGATGGTGTCCAACATTGTGAAAACCAGTCTGAACAGAACCCTTAAAGATTTTGTTTCTACATCTGAGAAGACACAGAAACTTTCCTACAATGCAAAGCTCTTCTCCAAAGATATGCTCTACAATCAAGCCTTTCAAGCCACTAACATCGCCAACCTTGTCAACATGATCTCTACAACCTACACTGAGGTTTCCACCAAGCACATCATGGACCGTGTCAGTTCTCTGGGAAAACTGATGGCCATGGACAAGGAAAAGCCAGAGTTTCAGTTTGAGGTTGATCAGTTACGGAACGCCTGTGATGGGGCTCAGAAAGCCATCTTAGTCCTTGTTCTCAAGAACAAGAAGGAGTTTGAAGAGAAAAGTCTTGCAAGACTGGAGAAGATTGATAAAGAGTTGCTCGCCATTCTCCCTGCTGCATCTCCAGAAGAGATAAAGAGCATTCAAGCAGCTGTTCAAAGTGGATTcacagaagaagaggaagaagcctACGCCTGa